The proteins below are encoded in one region of Hordeum vulgare subsp. vulgare chromosome 3H, MorexV3_pseudomolecules_assembly, whole genome shotgun sequence:
- the LOC123440592 gene encoding uncharacterized protein LOC123440592, translating into MNNGPDRVGARVPPLCREAARGPPQRDLLHHLRGGRHARPARRLRPVAAPGDTRRLLDGDRVGGGVVVLELVTGLRPVDVDVGRERRDVTLVDWVEVIGEPGWVQVNHMNFIKGTTTLLADGDEVVLRSQHHRHVCIFQYLLNGNEAPISVSAGENNKGVSQTFKDGLKRGILCPDAIQVTLENFPYHLSENTKSKLLSTAYIHMEHMGRTFIKVYQEFRL; encoded by the exons ATGAACAATGGCCCAGATCGCGTCGGCGCTCGAGTACCTCCACTTTGCCGTGAAGCCGCACGTGGTCCACCGCAACGTGACCTCCTCCatcatcttcgtggaggccgacATGCGCGCCCGGCTCGGCGACTTCGGCCTGTCGCGGCTCCTGGCGACACCCGACGCCTGCTCGACGGCGACCGAGTGGGAGGTGGCGTGGTGGTGCTGGAGCTGGTGACGGGGCTGCGGCCCGTGGACGTGGACGTGGGCAGGGAGCGGCGGGACGTGACGCTGGTGGATTGGGTGGAAGTCATAGGAGAACCAGGTTGGGTTCAAGTAAATCATATGAACTTCATCAAGGGCACCACAACTCTCCTTGCCGATGGGGATGAAGTTGTCTTGCGTTCACAGCACCATAGACATGTCTGC ATTTTCCAGTATCTCTTAAATGGCAATGAAGCGCCGATCTCTGTATCAGCTGGAGAGAATAACAAGGGAGTATCTCAAACTTTTAAGGATGGACTGAAACGAGGAATTCTTTGTCCAGATGCTATTCAAGTTACGCTTGAGAATTTCCCATACCATCTTAG TGAGAATACAAAGAGCAAACTCTTATCAACTGCATATATACACATGGAACACATGGGAAGGACCTTCATCAAAGTTTATCAAGAATTTCGTCTCTGA